caaataattcggaattaggcgttttgaaaatatttggaattcggaacttcaaccccgccctgTCAATCAGTATATTTCCAATCCACTTACTGCGATGTTTCTTCAACTTATTACCCATTTCCGCACATTATATGAAGCATTACAATAATCATGTTGAATAAATCAAATGCATCAACATCAACGATGGGCTTATACAGTTTCCCGGTGTGGACATAAGAAACCAAACGAACTACACGATGTGTTACATCGCCTCCAGTATCGTCAGTATTCCGATTATTCTCTACGCTGCTGGAACggacattttttacatttcatacATAACCCAGATATCGCTACAGTTCGATTTACTGACGCTGGAAATCAGCGAACTTTTCGACGAACAGAAGACTGACAAATCGCCATCACCCAGCAGAGTCGAAAAATCAAAGATACAGAAGTTTGCCTTCAAGAAATGCGTACAAAAACACCAGAAACTGATcaggtgaatttatttcaatttcttcagaACCAATATCTTCCATctaaagatgaaaatttatctccATTATTCGGACGTGCGATTGACCGTTACGCCAATCCAACTGAGCGTATCgacttttctctttttccgtTCGCAGCTCGGGTCGGATAATGGAACAGCTCTTCTCCCAAATTCTATTCGGCATATGTGTCGTCAGCACTGTCTCGATGTGCGCAGTTATGTTTGAAACTATAGTGGTGAGTTTCTCTCCTTGAACTGAAACAACGTATTGTAGCTACAGAGTGAATAGACCAGACAGAAGAACGACATCATATCGTagtgacgttttttttttttttttctattttactttTGCTTGTTCAACAAAGAGCGAGTAATAGTCCAGTCAAAATAGATCTGTATTCGAGATATGGCTCCATTTTTATGAACAGGGGTTTTCACCTTCAGGAACTCAAATCTGAAATCATGTTTCAACTGCGTAGCTggcgtttttgaaaaacagCAATACgctaagagaaatttttagttccggttaaagctcagtccttgactattttcatttttttaccagaatcgaaaaatatagttctaggtagaaaatgaaaattagttttatagctgttaccggaaagtctggtatccgttactattctttctcattacgatcactgttgctatattttcttgcaactgttgagaaaatttaatgcttgtgcaagaatgaattgacgttaaagtcttgtttaaataaaaaagtagagtaaaccgaagaaactgattttgcgttgcaattaccaaaaaaggatcgacaatagcggaaaatgtttacgcgtacctcgtttttcgtaatgccaacaatattcgaatagtttttcaacgatacctgttttactgaatttttctagttaatttaacaaatgaaatttaaatttttctcagttttctgacgttttttgcattttcctCAAAAACTGATATTGTTAGATGACAAATGACATGACCATCGTACAGAGtggaaaattctacatcgaattATGTTGTCATATGTAAGAAACGGAGTCGGATTAAcgaattaagaaaaaagaaatcctaCTTATCGACGGCATCTGGGATTttggtgaaattatttcttttttcttatttagaTAATCCGACTCCGTTGCCGACATGTGAGGACATAATTCGATGCAGTATTTTCCGCTCTATACGATAGTCGAGTCATTTTTTATCTATAAATAGCAGTTTTTTAGGAaatcccgaatatttttaattcagaccTTTTTTGACCGGCCTATAATACCGAAAATACAACTCATCTGAATTGCGAATTTCAGGCAAGTCACAATCAGCACGGAAACACCACCCAGTTCACGCTGTACCTAATTTTCGAAGTAACCGAGGTCTTCATCTATTGCTggtttggaaatattttagtGGACAAGGTAAGAATATCAAGGTCGCAGATAGTTAGAGATAACCTTTTGACATCCTAATTTTGTCGACGAATCTTCAGCTTTTATCAACTTTTCTTGCGTGTCATGTCAGCCATTAATTACCGTCAACCCGTTCAACAAATTATAAAACAATGTAAATTTACTTGAACTTCACTGTTTTTATACTTCAGAGTATGCTGCTATGTCAGGAGGCTTACTGCACGAAATGGTACAACGCAGATACGATCTTGCAGAAGGATTTGATGATGGTAATGACGAGAGCTCAACAGCCGATATACGTGAGCGCCTGCGGTTTTGTCGTAATATCGCTGAATGTCTGCACAAAGGTGAGGCAACATGCACATCCATGATATCGTGTAAGAAGTATAAGAAATAAGTGTACGTGCATAAATGATCACATATTTTCAGATACTGAATACCGCAGCGTCATATTTCACACTTATTCGCAAGATGTACTAACAACCCAATCGCTGCACTGTTTGGAAGTCTGTAAATTGTTGCATGAAAATTTGTCCAGTGATTTTCTATGCGATCAATTTTCATGGTCTTTTCGAGGATAGTGAATTGATGTTAAGGAATagcgaaaaaaatcaaagtctTATTTTAGTAATCACACATTTTGCGAGTTGTTTGaacatttgaataaagtaTGAAagacttgaataaattataaatctcAATTTCATTACCGCCTATGACGACGCCTGAATCTAAAGAAAGTTCGTTTCTGGGATGGCTGACTCCATCGATACATCGGTCGATCAAGTTAAGTGGCTAATTGTTGTGCAACAAAACCTCTTTAActagtttcaagttttttcagGGAACCGAACCGTCCGCTAAATGGTCGCTCCTGTCAAATAAGTTGTAAGTATTTGCGATCTTCTGATTCGGAGTATAATCCAACAAGAAATTCATGCATCTACGAGACCATGTCGGTTTTTGATATCAATCTGTAATCAAAAAATCCGCAGAAGCTATTAAGACTTGGTATTGATCCTCCTCATTATCGCCATcatagagaaatttttatctgtgTAAAATATTGATGGTCTGTGCAAAgtggaaacttttttactttacagacaatttcaaaatatcacaCACGTGCGCGCAAAAGTTTACTTTGGCACTTGACACGAATTTCACTCGCAGggcttgaaaaatattgcaagcAATTTGGGCGTGAACCTTTTGAAATCactcgtgaaaaaaatgttctcgTTACGCCCTTGTTGCATAGACTTCTATTACTGCGTGATTGAAGTTTGGATGTAT
This region of Neodiprion fabricii isolate iyNeoFabr1 chromosome 7, iyNeoFabr1.1, whole genome shotgun sequence genomic DNA includes:
- the LOC124186471 gene encoding odorant receptor 13a-like isoform X1, yielding MDETRTSNEEHYRKELILEGVKMYERYVTLHRRLLQPVGLWPRKARWNNLTCCIYEANAFVNISWMILVSSSQYFSIWDARDNFFEVMEIISAMTTAFLIIHKAFTLLFKRSKIREIDDTIRELWIDGWCRHNASVRRKMTMVAGVTKTLTLIYLTLIIITVINFAVSPMVSLYTQRAANLSEGEIVYVLPYLAQFPGVDIRNQTNYTMCYIASSIVSIPIILYAAGTDIFYISYITQISLQFDLLTLEISELFDEQKTDKSPSPSRVEKSKIQKFAFKKCVQKHQKLISSGRIMEQLFSQILFGICVVSTVSMCAVMFETIVASHNQHGNTTQFTLYLIFEVTEVFIYCWFGNILVDKSMLLCQEAYCTKWYNADTILQKDLMMVMTRAQQPIYVSACGFVVISLNVCTKILNTAASYFTLIRKMY
- the LOC124186471 gene encoding odorant receptor 13a-like isoform X2, yielding MTMVAGVTKTLTLIYLTLIIITVINFAVSPMVSLYTQRAANLSEGEIVYVLPYLAQFPGVDIRNQTNYTMCYIASSIVSIPIILYAAGTDIFYISYITQISLQFDLLTLEISELFDEQKTDKSPSPSRVEKSKIQKFAFKKCVQKHQKLISSGRIMEQLFSQILFGICVVSTVSMCAVMFETIVASHNQHGNTTQFTLYLIFEVTEVFIYCWFGNILVDKSMLLCQEAYCTKWYNADTILQKDLMMVMTRAQQPIYVSACGFVVISLNVCTKILNTAASYFTLIRKMY